A stretch of Brassica napus cultivar Da-Ae chromosome C6, Da-Ae, whole genome shotgun sequence DNA encodes these proteins:
- the LOC106430695 gene encoding pentatricopeptide repeat-containing protein At1g80550, mitochondrial: MLLSRHLRRFDRLRIVSSPSVRLLSAKPVSDEKLRCQVEESSYDQRTVCEAITGYSNDWQKALEFFNWVEKESGFEHTTETFNRMIDVLGKYFEFDASWSLVNRMKENPGSIPNHVTFRIIFKRYVTAHLVQEAIDTYDRLDDFNLRDETSFCNLVDALCEHKHVVEAEELCFGKSVVCVSSNTTKIHNLILRGWSKLGWWGKCKEYWEKMDHEGVAKDLFSYSIYMDIMCKSGKPWKAVNLYKEMKRKRIKLDVVAYNTVIRAIGASEGVDFGVRVFKEMKERGCEPNVATHNTVIKLLCEEGRVKDAYGMLNEMPKRGCQPDSITYMCFFARMEKSSEILGLFGRMIRSGVRPRMDTYVMLMRKFERWGFLQPVLHVWKTMKESGDTPDSAAYNAMIDALIQKGMLEMAKEYEDEMVERGLSPRRRPELVDTSLEETLVCR; encoded by the coding sequence ATGCTCTTGTCGAGACATCTCCGGCGATTCGATCGCCTTCGAATCGTTTCTTCACCCTCCGTTCGGCTTCTATCTGCAAAACCCGTTTCCGACGAGAAGCTCCGATGTCAGGTGGAAGAGTCCAGCTACGATCAGAGAACAGTATGCGAAGCCATCACAGGCTACAGCAACGACTGGCAAAAGGCGTTGGAGTTTTTCAATTGGGTCGAGAAGGAATCCGGATTCGAACACACCACCGAGACGTTCAACCGCATGATCGATGTTCTCGGTAAGTACTTCGAGTTCGATGCTTCCTGGTCTTTGGTTAACCGGATGAAGGAGAACCCCGGTTCGATTCCCAATCACGTCACTTTCCGTATAATATTCAAGCGTTACGTCACGGCTCATCTTGTTCAGGAGGCTATAGATACTTACGATAGGTTAGATGATTTCAATTTGAGAGACGAGACGTCTTTTTGTAATCTCGTGGATGCGCTTTGCGAGCATAAGCATGTGGTTGAAGCAGAGGAGCTCTGTTTCGGGAAGAGTGTGGTTTGTGTGAGTAGTAACACTACTAAGATTCATAACTTGATTCTTCGCGGGTGGTCGAAGCTGGGATGGTGGGGGAAGTGCAAGGAGTATTGGGAGAAGATGGATCACGAAGGCGTTGCTAAGGATCTGTTTTCGTATTCTATTTACATGGATATAATGTGTAAGAGTGGGAAGCCTTGGAAAGCTGTGAACTTGTACAAGgaaatgaagaggaagaggatcaAACTCGATGTTGTTGCGTACAACACTGTGATTCGCGCCATTGGAGCATCGGAAGGTGTTGACTTTGGCGTTAGAGTGTTTAAGGAGATGAAGGAGAGAGGCTGTGAGCCTAACGTTGCGACTCATAACACGGTTATTAAGCTTTTGTGTGAAGAAGGGAGGGTGAAGGATGCGTATGGGATGCTTAACGAGATGCCTAAGAGAGGTTGTCAGCCGGATTCGattacttatatgtgtttctttGCCCGTATGGAGAAATCAAGCGAGATCTTGGGTCTGTTTGGTAGGATGATAAGGAGTGGGGTTAGGCCTAGGATGGATACTTATGTGATGCTTATGAGGAAGTTTGAGAGATGGGGGTTTCTTCAGCCGGTTTTACACGTGTGGAAGACGATGAAAGAGTCTGGGGATACTCCTGATTCGGCTGCGTATAACGCTATGATTGACGCTTTGATTCAGAAAGGGATGTTGGAGATGGCTAAGGAGTATGAAGATGAAATGGTTGAAAGAGGGCTGTCTCCGAGGAGAAGGCCTGAGTTGGTAGACACGTCACTAGAAGAAACGCTAGTTTGTAGATAA
- the BNAC06G40440D gene encoding uncharacterized protein BNAC06G40440D has product MLCSPTPTFHDRRRLLLIGVAILVSSCLVSFSHGVSSSCHHHPSSTSFQGLMRRQILEGANGTLVLAAERTRRPDPLNNFNIYTDGWNVTNSHYIASVGFSAVPFIVIAIVWFVFLGLFLICSCLCCCCCGCGRRHYGYSRVCYTLSLIFLLLFTVAAVIGSTMLYTGQKEFYGSVEKTFMYIVNQATKVLGKLTSLWDSIQSAKDIQLDGHNLFPPQFRGNIDHFNNMIKMSNITYPDRVANQTIGYLTGVLNPVRLVLNVIAGVMLAIAFLGLLFSFCGLRVLVYLLVILGWILVTATILLSAVFLVFHNVVADTCTAMDQWVHDPAAESALSQLLPCLDAKTIGDTLDITKTMTSTAVDMTNAYTVNVSNHEFPPNVPFYHNQSGPLVPLLCNPLDEHRNPRPCAPNEILLANASQIYKGFVCQVNAEGICITQGRLTQASYDQMMGAINVAFTLDHYSPFLASIADCSFVRDTFRDITTKNCPGLTITSQWIYAGLASLSGAVMFSLIFWMIFVRERRHRSHTKKSMVQMNKI; this is encoded by the exons ATGCTTTGTAGCCCAACGCCGACGTTTCATGATCGCCGGCGTCTTCTTCTTATAGGCGTTGCGATCCTGGTCTCTTCCTGTTTGGTTTCTTTCTCTCATggagtttcttcttcttgtcatcATCATCCCTCCTCAACCTCATTTCAAG GATTGATGAGGAGGCAAATTCTGGAAGGAGCAAATGGGACATTGGTGCTAGCGGCGGAGAGGACACGGCGGCCTGATCCTCTCAacaatttcaatatatataccGATGGTTGGAACGTTACCAATTCTCATTACATCGCC TCTGTTGGATTTTCCGCTGTTCCGTTCATAGTAATAGCAATCGTGTGGTTCGTGTTTCTCGGACTCTTCCTCATCTGCTCATGCCTCTGTTGCTGTTGCTGCGGTTGCGGCCGCCGGCACTACGGTTACTCTCGCGTCTGCTACACTCTTTCTctcatcttcctcctcctcttcaccGTCGCCGCCGT gaTTGGGTCTACGATGTTGTACACAGGGCAAAAGGAGTTTTACGGTAGCGTGGAGAAGACGTTTATGTACATTGTGAACCAAGCAACTAAAGTTTTGGGTAAGCTAACGAGCTTGTGGGACTCTATTCAATCTGCTAAAGACATTCAGCTCGATGGACACAACCTCTTTCCTCCTCAGTTTAGAGGTAACATTGATCATTTCAACAACATGATCAAGATGTCTAACATCACTTACCCTGACCGTGTCGCTAACCAGACAATCGGTTATCTCACCGGAGTACTAAACCCTGT GAGATTAGTGTTAAACGTGATTGCTGGTGTTATGCTCGCAATCGCATTCCTTGGACTCT TGTTTTCCTTCTGTGGACTAAGAGTTCTTGTCTACCT GTTAGTAATCTTGGGTTGGATTCTCGTCACAGCAACGATCCTCCTAAGCGCAGTCTTCCTCGTCTTCCACAA TGTGGTTGCCGACACATGCACGGCTATGGACCAATGGGTGCATGATCCAGCGGCAGAGTCGGCCTTGAGCCAGCTTCTTCCATGTTTAGACGCTAAAACCATTGGAGATACATTGGATATTACCAAGACGATGACTTCTACGGCCGTTGACATGACCAATGCCTACACTGTCAATGTCAGTAACCATGAGTTCCCACCTAACGTCCCTTTCTACCATAACCAGTCTGGTCCGCTCGTTCCTTTGCTCTGTAACCCGCTCGATGAACATCGTAATCCACGTCCTTGTGCTCCTAACGAAATCCTCCTCGCTAATGCTTCTCAG ATATACAAAGGCTTTGTGTGCCAAGTGAACGCAGAAGGGATCTGCATTACACAGGGAAGGTTAACTCAAGCTTCATACGACCAGATGATGGGTGCGATCAACGTGGCGTTCACGTTAGACCATTACAGCCCGTTCTTGGCTAGTATTGCTGATTGCTCCTTCGTTCGAGACACCTTCAGAGACATAACCACCAAGAACTGCCCTGGACTCACCATCACCAGCCAGTGGATCTACGCAGGACTCGCGTCACTCTCTGGTGCAGTCATGTTCTCGCTCATCTTTTGGATGATTTTCGTTAGAGAAAGACGTCACCGGTCTCACACCAAGAAGTCTATGGTCCAGATGAATAAGATTTAA